In Aegilops tauschii subsp. strangulata cultivar AL8/78 chromosome 3, Aet v6.0, whole genome shotgun sequence, one genomic interval encodes:
- the LOC109771194 gene encoding 17.9 kDa heat shock protein 2 — protein MSLVRFFDTLALDSWNPFGSIFGTTASSGTDAWLASDTTAFADTYIESRETAEAYVFSARLPAGVTKEEVKVEVEEDGKVLVIAGERCLRREAKSETRHHVERSSATFFGRFHLPDDAALGQVRAAMDDGGAQLTVTVPRVGAAVAVAMPEPAVAVEVVEASPC, from the coding sequence ATGTCGTTGGTGAGGTTCTTCGACACGCTGGCCCTGGACTCGTGGAACCCCTTCGGCAGCATCTTCGGCACGACGGCATCCAGCGGCACCGACGCGTGGCTGGCCAGCGACACCACGGCGTTCGCCGACACCTACATCGAGAGCCGGGAGACGGCGGAGGCCTACGTGTTCAGCGCCAGGCTCCCCGCCGGGGTCACCAAGGAGGAGGTCaaggtggaggtggaggaggacggcAAGGTGCTGGTCATCGCCGGCGAGCGGTGCCTGCGGAGGGAGGCCAAGAGCGAGACGCGCCACCACGTCGAGCGCAGCAGCGCCACCTTCTTCGGCAGGTTCCACCTCCCCGACGACGCCGCCTTGGGCCAGGTCAGGGCCGCCATGGACGACGGCGGCGCGCAGCTCACCGTCACCGTGCCCAGGGtcggcgccgccgtcgccgtggcCATGCCAGAGCCGGCCGTGGCCGTCGAGGTCGTCGAGGCCAGCCCGTGCTGA